A segment of the Centropristis striata isolate RG_2023a ecotype Rhode Island chromosome 15, C.striata_1.0, whole genome shotgun sequence genome:
ATGGACCATTCAGAAAAATCTTTGACACTAATCTTGTTCTTCACACTCTGATGAAGAGATATCATCATTACCTGGGTAGCATGACAGATGACTCCACTCGCTCCATAAGCTCTTTTCTGCACAGTACTTATTCAACGTGGCCCGAACCCTGTAGCAGTTTCTCTCATTGTTGAGGCTGGATGGCAGAGTTACAGTCTTCTGTTTGGTAGAAATCTTCTGCtgctaacaacaaaaacaaatgaatataaCAGTTAGAGATTGACTTCTTCTGGCTCTAATTTCGTTCAGAGACAAAGGATTCTTGCAAATGCCATTAGCAGGaggggggcggctgtggctcggtTGGTAGAGCTGTCGCCCAGGGgcagttctacacaggggcctacaggggccactgcccctgtgaagaagcccttggcccctgctgtggcccctgtgtcaaattaatactaaaatgatcaatttataacgatgaacaatggagtctttttgggcttttttgtcaattttttaaatccttttcatgtctttacgtgtctttgtaagtcattttgtgtcttttttggtaatttgtgtcttttttgtgtctttttgtgtctttttttggtaatttttttgtctgttgttgtgtcttttttagttattttgtgtctttttttgtcattttgtgtcttttttgtcattggagtcatttatgtgtcttttttgtgtctgttttagttattttgtgtcttctttttttggtgattttgtgtcttttttggtaatttttttgtctgttgtgtcttttttagttattttgtgtctttttttgtcattttgtgtcttttttgtcattggtgtcatttatgtgtcttttttgtgtctgttttagttattttgtgtcttctttttttggtgattttgtgtctttttttgtcattttgtgtctttttttgtcattggtgtcatttatgtgtctttttttggtcattttgtgcctttttttagtcattttgtatcttttttgtcatttttgtgtcttctgtgggtttttttgttattctgtcttctcattttgtgtcttttttgtcattggtgtcatttatgtgtcttttttggccattttgtgtctttttcaagacattcaaagattttgaatgcttaaatgtcatctttgccattttttcatgtgctaatgtgcccctctgattaaacactggcccctccttggcccccacagtaaaattggtctagaactgccactgCTGTCGCCCACAgttcggaaggttggtggtttgatcctgTGTCAAAGTATCCtcgggcaagatactgaacacaatattgctcccaatgctgcgttcattggtgtgtgaatgaattcctgatggtggctgGTGGCACCATGTatggtagcctcagccaccagtcaGCTGCtacatgtctttacgtgtctttgtaagtcattttgtgtcttttttggtcatttgtgtcttttttgtgtctttttttggtaatttttttgtctgttgttgtgtcttttttagttattttgtgtctttttttgtcattttgtgtcttttttgtcattggtgtcatttatgtgtcttttttgtgtctgttttagttattttgtgtcttctttttttggtgattttgtgtcttttttggtcattttgtgtcttttttttttgtcattggtgccTAAAGCCAGACTAAAAACCAAAGGTGACCGTACCTTTGTGGCAGCAGCCCCAAGGCTCTGGAATAACCTGCCCTGGCACATCCGATCTGCAGCatcttttgaggtttttaaatcctccttaaaaacacactttttctccctggcttttaatcaagtttaagtggacatcttgcaaaaacaaaatttttatttaaatgttttattcattttattatatttttattttattttattgtagtgTTGcactgtttttatgtattttagtattttattttttaccgtatttcctgcaactgtgatatctgtacagcactttggtcaatcctggttgttttaaatgtgctctataaataaagtttgacttgacttgacttgacttgacttgacttgacttgacttgaatgtGAATGAAAGGGTGGATGATCGCTGTCTGTAATGTTAAGCGATTTAAGTGGTCCCAAACAcaagaaaagcgctatataagtgcagtccatttaccatttaggaGCACTCTTTAATCCTTGAaacgtatgttttcttttaaaaattgcGAAAATAGAGtattatcgtagaaagaaactgtgaaaacaggcattattgaaTTTGAAGTTAATTTGAACTTTTccacagtccttgaatggatcatagatcatcattagaaaaagtaaccaaaacaaagcctaaaataatcattttattctacatttctcattcaaaatgtataaccgtttggaataacttaatcctgttaaaaacattaaattatgctCCAAAACGAGACTGAGAAGCCataattgattctgctgagatgaactgAAAAATCataactgcaggctgtttacacggagcagagaggagaggacaggagaggttgtaagtaaagtctgtgaaaatgtaaatagttctaaatgtatagcatgtggagaccctgTTTAAAAACCCAATATTcttgacacttgtgggcacttggaaatgtgttttggatatataaattcaattttattccaataataaaaaagaaaaattatcagagaaattcaacttgtgtttcttttttttaaacgatGTTGATcataactgtgttatactgcataaaagacatttttgagtttttctagccataattgtgctgattccatagagctgcaggacaagCTCCCCCTCAGTATCAGAGCAGAGAgtctgtgtatcattttaaaaaacttttaaaaacctaCTTGTACAGACTGTCATTTGTGCAATGATTTCTAACGttcttacacatattttaattttgtatcctattatttttgcttgttcactgtttttgatgatgttctgttatttttgttttaactgttgtattgcctccatgataatgtactttgtaaagaaccttgtaaccctggttttgaaaggtgctatagaaatatagtaataaataaataaataaatatctactgcagtgaaatacaaggacacagtgagtaaaatgtgaaaaaagagcaaaacacgCCCTGAAACCGcatggggttcagagggttaaacttgAAAAGTGAGCTCATATTCTGATTCACAAGAcattcaaaatgtgttttgtcttttcagaAGTCTTTTGGGATCATCACTGCCCTTTATGAGGGAATTAAACAAATGACAAGCAGAGCAGGTTGACAAAAGAAATTAATCTCCACCCAGAAACTCTTTGGTGTgggtgtaaaaaaaagaaaagggatgAGAATGGAAAGTTTGAAGATGATTGATGTTAATGTTACTCCTGTAGCATACTAATCCAGTTTTATAAACGGTCTGTCATCACACATCATACTCAAAGCAAATAAAGGGCGCAGAAAGCTATCCATGCTCtgcactctttttttaaagtactaaACTGAAACTACTTTTTTAGGAAAACCATACCGAAGTCATTTTCCCATCAGGTTCCTGTTGCTTGTGGTCCACCTCCCATTCCAGGCAGTGTTCAGGAATCTTCCCAGCAGGACTGTCCCAGTGGAGCTCCAGCTGTGCATCCAGGCCTGTTTTTAGCTGAAGCTTCTCTGGAGCGTCAGGCTTTACtgcataaacattaaaaacagattgGGAGACAGACGTAAGCTGGGTGGAAAACAAAAAGCAGGTTTGGATAAAATCACAGTCAGGCAAGTAATGAGACGAGAGACACAGCCCAAACATTCGGGCTGCAATCGCTGTATAATCGCACAGTTTGCATGTTATGGTTGAATTACTCCAGGAGGCAAACATGTACCATGGTTTTGGATTTGCAGGGTGGTGAATGTTGGTTTCAGGGGCCCCTCAGGAGATGAGCCATTTACACAGAAGTTGATATCTGTGAACTCAGGGAGGGATTTCTCACTGAAATTGCAGCCAATCCTGGTTCCGCTTGAAATCAGGTATTTCGAACATTCCTCTGCCTTTTCCAGCTTTTTGTGCCTGAGGGAAGAGAGAATCCCCAACATATACTTGTGAAAGGTTTTGTATatgaacaaaatatttattcacaTGATATCATACAAATTATATCTATTgcatttaatgttgtgaaactgtTTCACATTCTCTGTTTTaaccctcttttttttaaatgttttactcactgtggcctagtattttactttaatatgtaagtcctgcagctccaaGAGAATTTatgtatacaacacttttccaagtaccAACAAGTATCacgaatattggaaaaaaaactgcatctCTACACaccatctcctgtcctctcctctctgctctgtgtaaacagattttcagtgaatatttgtcacgtgaccgttcatctcagcagaataaATCAGAGTGTCGCTgatgagcagaatttaatgttttcaacaggATTTAGTTATTCCAAGCAGgttttttgcaacatttaaataatgCATGGAGAagactgttggaaagttaaaTTTTCGACAACAATGCCTGTtaaagtttctttctacaataaacagtgtatttttggggaTCTTTTAAAGCAACAGTGTTTCGGGGGTTCAGGGGGTAAACACTCTCTTAATGTTGTCAATTTGTAACTACTTGATTAGTGTTAGGCAACAAAAATACTGTGCTACGTTTCACATAACCTACGTGCagaagttactttacaggttaaCTTCAAATGACAattttgacttttggtttcacaggggACATGGACACTGCTGTCCTGATTCAAAGTCCTTAAACAGACCTTTATCGTCTTTATATTATACGTCACTTCGCTTCCCCTTAAtaactacggccactagaggtcgccatATGACAGGAAATGTCAATACGGGTCATAATAAGCTGCACCGAACAGCCTGGTTCCATGGCCTCTGTTTTGTGGTACACATTAGCAATAAAACTTGACACTAGAAGTATTctaaaacacttaaataaatcATCAAACTCTTTTTTTAGAACCATGAGCAATTCTCAGCATAATCTAGACAATCTTGAGACTAAAGCGGATGTAAACCAGCCAAAGAACCACCAGAACTATGCTCTTGGgatcttaaatatatttttcaaatttaaagGCAGTCCATGCAAAGTTCTTCAGATATTAGCCTCGTGGTGGGTTAATGCTAGGGTTTGGAGATGAAAAGACGATATGAAAAATCAGGGGACATACCAGAAGTATAGATGTTGCTGTGAGTTGGCCGGCGCCTTTGAGCTTTTTCTCCAGTTGCACTCCACGTACTTCATGTTATGGTACACGCAGATTAAATCCTGGACTGCAGTATCCTCAACACCTAGAgataaaaatggaataaaacaaataaacgtcagtttttgatttttccaaaaaatctcattttgatgtttttaatcatcatcatttaaACACTGAGGACTGACCAGTGCTGGGAGGTTTCTGGACCAGTTCAGTGTAGCTCGTACTCTTGATCAGAGTGCCGTTGGTGCAGGGTCCACTCAGCAAGGTGTACACCCTCACTCTCACATCCTTCATAAGATCAAACTGGGCAGTTTGTGTCCTCATAGGTGTCCTGATGCCCTGCCaatccaaaaaaatacacttgtTAATCAGTTTTCAGTTGTCAGCTTCATATTTAGTCTAAAGTGGTTAATTTAGTGTAATCATCACTTTTAGAAAGTAGTGTTGACTTCCATTAGAATTGTttgtaaatatttcattttgttaGTAAATCATTATTCATTGCTAATACTCTGTTGacctatttttcctttttttctccgaGTTATTTTTACATAAACAGTTATTCCCTAGACGAATTGGGGACATAACATATTTGGGGGCTCGTCCAGGATTTGGACAAAGGACCTCTCGCAAAGACATTGCTAGGGGAAACCTGCTTCCTCTTTAAGCTTGTATTCAAAGctggttttgttttcatttgatcCTGTTTAAAACCAAGTCTAAAGCCTCAACTAATGACTCAAGAAGATGATGTCCTGAagcattcaagtattttgagAAACTGATAAATGCATTTTGAGACTGGACTGGGCTTTCATCAAGTCAAACTTTGGTAGTGGctgtttatttcatatttaacaataaaaagtacaatatgtaacttttccacATTGAAATATCCAAAAACGTGAAGACAAatgttgagttgtgtacttaATTTTCAAACcccaaagaaaaaaattgcaattttaATTAAGAATCAATCATAAATTGGCTGTTTTATCAAGCTTTAtgccacatttttacaatatgcTTTTTAGATattggttgttttttaattatatattttaacctgatgaaggattttagtcatcagacATCTGGATCTTAAGCTATCAGAGAAGCAGGCTGATGATCAAGGTTTCAGGATGTCCTGTTTCCACCTAATAGTGtcggagaaaactgttttttttaatgtgaaactgtaataaaaatgatatcTATCTATTATAAAAATTATATCTATTgcatttaatgttgttgttgttaatgtttactcactgtggccttgtattttactttaatatgtaagtcctgcagctccaaGATAATTTAGATATACAACACTTTTGCAAGTACCAACAAGtatcatgaatattggaaaaaaaaactgcgTCTCTACACATcatacatttacaccctctacttccaacctctcctgtcctctcctctctgctctgtgtaaacagattttcagtgaatatttgtcacgtgaccgttcatctcagcagaatcaatcatggcttcacagtgtcgctgatgagcagaatttaatgttttcaacaggATTTAGTTATTCCAAGCAggtttttttgcaacatttaaataatgCATGGAGaagactgttggaaagttcaaagtAAAAACACTcactgctttgtgtttttactggttttaagaGCAACACCTGTTTGTTTGTGAGAGGAGAAGACTTTCAGTTAGTTGTGAAGACAACAACCCCCATGGTCCCGCATGACTTTGAACTTTGTGTTGGGTTCAGTTTGCTATCCGTGTAGTCGTAGTCATCATGGGCTCAGATATGAACATTGTCTTTGTCATAACATAGTGGTATCATGCGTCACAGATACCAGCATCATATGTTAATATTACCATGTCTGTTCCTGCTTAACTGTCTACAGCCATAAATTCAATCTGTGACTCCGTCAGTTCTGTGACTCAGTCCTCAGctatttcacacacaaaaaaaatgcaagaagaagagaggagagctgGATAACAAATGCTTAAAGGGTACTTTTGCcccacaataaaaatattatttaataaaagagCAATGAAAGACTTGTTGACGGGTGAACCTCAATTTCTCGGAGCATCAA
Coding sequences within it:
- the il13ra2 gene encoding interleukin-13 receptor subunit alpha-2, with protein sequence MASKCWLAPLMLLLITWRESMHCNGLTVDPPENLEIIDLGHLGHVEIAWSPPASLINMTECSELYQLEYFNTYKDSWTGIRTPMRTQTAQFDLMKDVRVRVYTLLSGPCTNGTLIKSTSYTELVQKPPSTGVEDTAVQDLICVYHNMKYVECNWRKSSKAPANSQQHLYFWHKKLEKAEECSKYLISSGTRIGCNFSEKSLPEFTDINFCVNGSSPEGPLKPTFTTLQIQNHVKPDAPEKLQLKTGLDAQLELHWDSPAGKIPEHCLEWEVDHKQQEPDGKMTSQQKISTKQKTVTLPSSLNNERNCYRVRATLNKYCAEKSLWSEWSHLSCYPEKTDVAAEPEWEMVPVYVYIAVAIITILVLLLCVGAGLKVRRSRQEKKPDSLLTTLFGRSSVLTEAEA